The Echeneis naucrates chromosome 8, fEcheNa1.1, whole genome shotgun sequence genome has a window encoding:
- the wizb gene encoding protein Wiz isoform X4 — protein sequence MEELQHFSNPHGLAAHSPGSPSSGLRLDSEDEPGPEKLHCKRDASAPEEGHNNNNESTKREEPNTSQLGLPQLANTKVWNVSEGTELFLSKVKLKEGCQMEEEVKNSAGDEGEKRAKGKETKESERDVYTFPGDSDPESPPPAPWAHCTFIQRCRKKRVLLRPFSGLGTLKRTLPETGQQAGVSLQKSKISEMVQLSQSGGVYDFEDVSFGDGAAEDPIKFRDREGKRDKEEESAVEPGQEIFTCVECSIYFKKQVHLQEHMVEHFQSGSGGGRRLGKGGRFRCMECGWNLPNRLALADHHKKHQESRMKILEEIEKLNENGKASEILKLDNKVLKHLSPDPAVMQDASPVSIPGKVSEAEIVTSPPLSPAPVSTPEADPAFVNSDINSVQSPAQAQAVSAYRRRFFCSKCNFSTRTSQALANHSKTHNRKKTARRAPDSPSPASASASCASSTSLACGHCAFLTSSQTQLREHQKLVHPEQFSISADESGQDSNSSVDPRISKSILDSDHLSVSGSRPDRAQDKSQPKVTASEDSTTPGSAAVRPSSQVAFKCVGNRRFSKRGKAWTDLAKFHPRINDDKLPGSEEEDQEEYESTELDNELQKQDANSPGLKRHTRARSNTEDGSTQQSATASPSPNKSVKDEGKQEVEKEGKVFFLRRSARATAAPAELDSDDEDDIDEERVRRFLSEGILEEDKDEIDEDTETLKSVERKCPYCPDRFHNGIGLANHVRGHLNRVGVSYNVRHFISPEEVNAIEKKFSYQKKKKKVANFDPDTFSVMHCEFCSAGFDTRAGLSSHARAHLRDFGITNWDVTISPIHILRELFSSRPDLVIPTGPPRSLSSPQGEEEEEEEDEGEGITQVKLEGEMSERTLSAAVSDALPSTSPQHWKEEEEEEEEEEEDAEEERKGDEEEAAEEEDEEELQLPALDGLSSSPGKTGVCSVDTDRLSPGEDVDTKVHNLKCEVCGAQFETRRGLSSHARSHLRQLGISVSESSGAPIDLLYQIAKERNIDSQISSSLLEPLSAKNSSPPATQKDEHLEDMDLDEKPIPLSILAKASKAVPPSSSSTPTPSPGVSPAPPQSGSPSSVVRKAPISSLLPVSSPLRSPEHKAGGMKSLTPSLSGPSTVTVTKPLWAPQENDAPLNLTLEVDPNKDIVCQLCGAWFETRKGLSSHARAHLRHFGVEYSESKGSPIDLLNQLIDTDDFKHKANALQLDGPPEPRGLTTTTLSPPKQSQLSLSSSPPSSLLYKMTTPGGGLTSKATSSSASSLLGPPAKRLKSSSMQVFRLSSGELMALPHSEPPKEIGCEFCGEYFENRKGLSSHARSHLRQMGITEWSVNGSPIDTLREIITRRGLPCALPIKPHKTPPPSSPGPPRSPLSTSSSPSATLLSRLPFAFARPSSPPQPAVSKSSPAPPTSSTSGLILKLKPEPVQLEVTTPGTMGRSGRLSTEPLSCSWSSSDSVFPLNLAMAHEVEPTRDIRCEFCGEYFENRKGLSSHARSHLRQMGITEWSVNGSPIDTLREVMHKRGVGGSSHSDQGVKKESSQGANSPQWENAGGAGSSEGLGNSGYQSSKFRKSPLGLLQSGSRLHKQGLGSLGPSATPPAGKLFRMSPLGKRPLSQDAQSVEMSHSPPHQLKAFSPLQHEFSYKRKTSPDKHGHQDPSCELCGFYFENRKALASHARAHLRQFGVTEWCVNGSPIETLSAWMRSRPQKVLEMHRSYMQGNRSTLKKKASSSSSSSSSSTSQWSSSLAVSLVRPPTCEVSQGSSKIKEGEAGTNLQATSIRPSHSSPSPSRLTDGLPLQAQVARSELNVRLPRGFERRPLKHPSFPDGTERDSGPPKPPRTGTVPALVPKPPSYPLVKLVGKLYTLKCRFCEVEFHGPLSVQEDWIRHLQQHILKMNYNKPAVPKAASAEPPAPADDPAPVQASAPASTSTSSSTSTTPALTSTPNRTTAPNTRCPTPLAECAPTITATELVKVSEEQPTLTATPVPLPTQIV from the exons ACTTGATAGTGAAGACGAGCCAGGACCTGAAAAACTACATTGTAAAAGAGATGCATCCGCCCCTGAGGAGgggcacaacaacaacaatgagagcacaaagagagaagagcCAAATACATCTCAGCTTGGCCTACCACAAC TGGCAAACACCAAAGTCTGGAATGTATCTGAGGgaactgagctgtttctgtccAAAGTAAAACTAAAGGAAGGTTGCcaaatggaggaggaggtgaaaaacAGTGCAGGAGacgagggagagaaaagggccAAAGGAAAGGAAACCAAGGAGTCTGAGAGAGATGTGTACACCTTCCCTGGGGACTCGGACCCCGAGagtccccctcctgctccttgGGCTCATTGCACATTCATTCAGCGGTGCAGAAAGAAGAGGGTGCTGCTCAGGCCTTTCTCTGGACTTGGGACCTTGAAGCGCACATTGCCTGAGACTGGTCAACAGGCAGGAGTAAGtcttcaaaaatcaaaaatctctGAGATGGTGCAGCTTAGTCAAAGTGGAGGGGTTTATGATTTCGAGGATGTCAGTTTTGGAGATGGAGCAGCAGAAGACCCAATCAagttcagagacagagaagggaaaagagacaaagaggaagaaagtgcTGTGGAGCCAGGTCAAGAAATATTCACCTGTGTGGAATGTAGCATTTACTTCAAAAAGCAGGTCCACCTGCAGGAGCATATGGTCGAGCATTTTCAAAGTGGCTCAGGAGGCGGCAGGCGTTTAGGAAAGGGTGGCCGTTTTCGGTGTATGGAGTGTGGATGGAACCTGCCTAATCGACTTGCGCTGGCAGACCACCACAAAAAACACCAGGAGTCCCGTATGAAGATACTGGAGGAGATTGAGAAACTTAATGAAAATGGGAAGGCAAGTGAGATTCTGAAATTGGACAATAAGGTGTTGAAACATCTAAGCCCAGATCCAGCTGTTATGCAAGATGCAAGCCCAGTCTCAATTCCAGGCAAAGTGTCAGAGGCAGAAATAGTTACTTCTCCACCCCTGTCCCCGGCTCCTGTTTCGACACCAGAAGCAGACCCAGCATTTGTTAACTCAGACATAAATTCAGTTCAGTCCCCAGCTCAGGCCCAAGCTGTCTCTGCCTATCGCCGTCGCTTTTTCTGCAGCAAGTGTAACTTCAGCACAAGAACCTCCCAGGCACTGGCCAATCACTCAAAGacccacaacagaaaaaaaactgctcgCAGGGCTCCTGATTCCCCATCccctgcttctgcttctgcttcatGTGCATCATCCACCTCCCTGGCCTGTGGTCACTGTGCCTTCCTGACCTCAAGTCAAACCCAACTGAGGGAACATCAGAAACTTGTTCACCCAGAACAGTTCTCCATCAGTGCTGATGAGAGTGGCCAGGATTCAAATTCCAGCGTGGATCCTCGAATTTCAAAATCCATCCTTGATTCTGACCACCTCTCTGTGTCTGGATCCCGACCTGACAGAGCTCAAGACAAAAGCCAGCCAAAGGTCACTGCCTCTGAGGATAGCACAACACCAGGCAGTGCTGCAGTTCGGCCCTCAAGCCAGGTGGCCTTCAAGTGTGTGGGGAACAGGAGATTCAGCAAGAGAGGAAAGGCTTGGACTGATCTGGCCAAGTTTCATCCCAGAATCAATGATGACAAACTGCCCggcagtgaagaggaagatcAGGAGGAGTATGAGAGCACGGAGCTCGACAATGAACTGCAGAAACAAGATGCCAACTCACCTGGCCTGAAACGTCACACTAGAGCACGATCCAACACAG AGGATGGATCAACACAGCAGAGTGCCACAGCATCCCCCTCACCTAACAAGAGTGTGAAGGATGAAGGCAAGCAGGAagtggagaaagagggaaaggttttctttttgagGAGGAGTGCCCGGGcgactgctgctcctgcagaacttgacagtgatgatgaggaCGACATTGACGAGGAACGTGTGCGACGTTTCCTGTCAGAGGGCATCTTGGAAGAAGACAAAGATGAGATTGACGAGGACACAGAGACGCTCAAGAGTGTGGAGAGGAAATGCCCCTACTGCCCCGATCGATTTCATAATGGCATTGGGCTTGCCAATCATGTGAGAGGCCACCTGAACCGAGTGGGCGTCAGCTACAATGTGCGTCACTTCATATCCCCTGAGGAAGTCAATGCAATAGAGAAGAAGTTCTCCtatcagaagaagaagaaaaaag TTGCCAACTTTGATCCAGACACATTCAGTGTGATGCACTGTGAGTTCTGCAGCGCTGGGTTCGATACTCGTGCTGGCCTGTCCAGCCATGCCCGAGCTCACCTCCGTGACTTTGGCATCACTAACTGGGATGTAACCATCTCGCCGATCCACATCCTGAGGGAGCTGTTCTCCAGCAGGCCCGACCTTGTAATCCCCACAGGTCCCCCCCGGAGCCTCAGCTCTCCAcagggggaggaagaagaggaagaagaggatgaaggcGAGGGAATCACTCAGGTAAAGCTGGAAGGGGAGATGAGTGAGAGGACGCTGAGCGCTGCCGTTTCTGATGCCCTGCCTTCAACATCTCCTCAACactggaaggaggaggaggaggaggaggaggaggaggaggaggacgctGAAGAAGAGCGCAAGG gggatgaggaggaagcagctgaggaagaggatgaggaagagctgcagcttcCAGCTCTGGACGGTCTGAGCTCTAGTCCCGGGAAAACAGGGGTGTGCAGCGTGGACACGGACAGACTCTCTCCCGGGGAGGATGTGGACACTAAgg TCCACAACTTGAAGTGTGAGGTGTGTGGAGCTCAGTTTGAGACCAGACGGGGGCTCTCCAGCCACGCCCGCTCTCACTTGCGCCAGCTGGGCATCAGCGTCTCAGAGAGCAGTGGGGCTCCCATCGACCTCCTCTACCAAATTGCCAAGGAGCGCAACATAGACAGCCAAATAAGCTCATCTCTTCTGGAGCCTCTTTCAGCCAAGAACTCCTCCCCTCCTGCTACTCAGAAAGATGAGCATTTAGAAGACATGGACTTAGACGAGAAACCGATCCCCCTCTCTATCCTGGCCAAAGCAAGTAAAGCAGTGCcgccctcttcctcctccacaccCACACCTTCTCCTGGTGTCTCTCCAGCTCCGCCTCAGTCTGGCTCCCCTTCTTCAGTAGTGAGGAAAGCCCCCATTTCCTCTCTACTGCCTGTGTCTTCCCCCTTGCGCTCCCCGGAGCACAAGGCTGGGGGAATGAAGAGCTTAACCCCAAGCCTCTCTGGCCCTTCCACCGTCACAGTTACGAAACCGCTCTGGGCCCCACAGGAGAACGATGCTCCTCTCAATCTCA CACTAGAAGTGGACCCCAACAAGGACATTGTTTGCCAGCTGTGTGGCGCATGGTTTGAGACGCGGAAAGGCTTGTCCAGCCATGCACGAGCCCACCTGCGGCACTTTGGGGTGGAGTACTCAGAATCCAAGGGCTCCCCCATTGACCTCCTGAACCAGCTCATTGATACAGACGACTTCAAGCACAAAGCCAACGCATTGCAGCTTGACGGCCCCCCTGAACCACGGGgtctcaccaccaccacactcTCCCCCCCGAAGCAGTCCCAGCTGAGCCTCTCATCCTCTCCCCCGTCATCCCTCCTATACAAGATGACCACACCTGGCGGTGGGTTGACGTCCAAAGCtacctcttcctctgcctcgtCTTTACTTGGCCCACCTGCCAAGCGTCTCAAGTCCTCCTCCATGCAGGTCTTCCGGCTGAGCAGTGGGGAGCTCATGGCCCTTCCTCACA gTGAACCTCCAAAAGAAATCGGCTGTGAGTTTTGTGGGGAATATTTTGAGAATCGCAAAGGGCTGTCCAGCCATGCCCGCTCCCACCTGCGTCAGATGGGCATTACTGAGTGGTCTGTCAATGGTTCTCCAATCGACACCCTGAGGGAGATCATCACAAGACGGGGTCTGCCCTGTGCCCTTCCCATCAAGCCTCATAAAACCCCACCTCCGTCTTCTCCTGGACCGCCTCGCTCCCCTCTTtcaacctcttcttctccttcagctACCCTCCTTAGTCGCCTACCCTTTGCCTTTGCCCGCCCCTCCAGTCCTCCTCAGCCCGCTGTGTCTAAATCAAGCCCAGCTCCACCAACGTCCTCTACCAGCGGACTAATTCTGAAGCTGAAGCCTGAGCCGGTGCAGCTGGAGGTGACCACACCTGGGACTATGGGGAGATCTGGCAGGCTCTCCACTGAAcctctcagctgcagctggagcagtTCTGATAGTGTGTTCCCCCTCAATCTGG CTATGGCCCATGAAGTGGAGCCAACAAGGGATATCCGCTGTGAGTTCTGCGGGGAATATTTTGAGAACCGTAAAGGTCTCTCCAGCCATGCTCGCTCCCACCTCCGCCAGATGGGTATTACAGAATGGTCTGTCAACGGCTCGCCCATCGACACTCTGCGGGAGGTGATGCACAAGAGAGGGGTGGGTGGCTCCTCGCACTCAGACCAGGGAGTGAAGAAAGAGTCAAGCCAGGGAGCCAACAGTCCCCAATGGGAGAACGCTGGGGGTGCCGGCAGTTCAGAAGGTTTAGGCAATTCGGGCTATCAGTCGTCCAAATTCCGTAAATCTCCTCTTGGTTTGTTACAGTCAGGATCTAGGCTCCACAAGCAGGGCCTGGGGTCCCTGGGCCCATCTGCTACCCCGCCTGCTGGGAAGCTTTTCAGGATGTCACCACTGGGAAAGAGGCCTCTTTCACAGGATGCCCAGTCAGTGGAAATGTCCCACTCACCACCACATCAGCTTAAGGCTTTTTCACCTCTGCAACATGAATTCTCCTACAAGAGGAAAACCTCTCCAGACAAACACGGACACCAGG ATCCAAGCTGTGAGTTGTGTGGATTCTACTTTGAGAACCGCAAGGCTCTGGCTAGCCATGCACGAGCCCACCTGAGGCAGTTTGGTGTGACTGAGTGGTGTGTAAATGGATCCCCTATTGAGACTCTTAGCGCTTGGATGCGTAGCAGGCCTCAGAAGGTGTTGGAGATGCACCGCAGCTACATGCAAGGGAACCGCTCTACCCTCAAGAAG AaggcctcttcctcctcctcctcttcctcctcatccaccTCCCAGTGGTCCTCTTCTTTGGCTGTAAGCTTGGTACGACCACCAACCTGTGAGGTCAGCCAGGGCTCTTCCAAGATCAAAGAGGGTGAAGCCGGTACCAACCTACAGGCCACCTCCATCAGGCCCAGCCACAGTAGTCCCAGCCCCTCGCGGCTCACTGACGGCCTCCCACTTCAAGCGCAGGTGGCACGAAGTGAGCTGAATGTCCGCCTGCCAAGAG GTTTTGAGCGTCGGCCCTTGAAGCATCCATCTTTTCCAGATGGAACGGAAAGAGACAGCGGCCCTCCTAAACCCCCCCGCACAGGCACTGTACCTGCCCTGGTGCCCAAACCACCCTCCTACCCACTGGTCAAGCTGGTGGGCAAGCTCTACACCCTGAAGTGCCG gttCTGCGAGGTGGAGTTTCATGGTCCGTTGTCAGTGCAGGAGGACTGGATCAGACATCTCCAGCAGCACATCCTTAAGATGAACTACAACAAACCTGCTGTTCCCAAAGCAGCCTCCGCCGAACCCCCGGCCCCGGCTGATGACCCGGCCCCGGTCCAGGCCTCTGCCCCAGCCTCCACCTCTACCTCCAGTTCCACATCGACCACACCTGCCCTTACCTCCACCCCGAACCGCACCACAGCTCCTAACACTCGCTGCCCTACACCTTTAGCCGAGTGTGCTCCCACCATCACTGCCACAGAGCTAGTAAAGGTCTCAGAGGAGCAGCCCACTCTAACTGCTACTCCAGTTCCCCTTCCTACCCAGATAGTGTAG